One genomic window of Bartonella sp. HY038 includes the following:
- the glpX gene encoding class II fructose-bisphosphatase: MANSTDHNVNGLDRILTLELVRVTERAAVAAARLRGRGDEMAADQAAVDAMRQELNRLPINGTVVIGEGERDEAPMLYIGEEVGTKHGPAVDIALDPLEGTTICAKNQPNSIAVIAIAEKGNLLYAPDVYMEKIAVGPGYPKGVVDIDASATDNIHALAKAKGVAIEHITACVMDRPRHAKLIEEIRSTGASIRLIGDGDVAGIIHTTDPDETGIDIYLGIGGAPEGVLAAAALRCIGGQMQGRLQLNTDEKIARAAKMGVLDPKKVYDMSEMAKGDVLFAATGVTDGNMLSGVRFARHYIETDTIVMRSHTGTIRNIKARHQKTDKFD; this comes from the coding sequence ATGGCTAACTCCACTGACCATAATGTAAATGGACTTGATCGTATTTTAACCCTTGAGCTTGTGCGTGTAACGGAGCGTGCTGCGGTAGCAGCTGCGCGTTTACGCGGACGCGGTGACGAAATGGCTGCCGACCAAGCAGCTGTTGACGCGATGCGCCAAGAGCTTAACCGCTTGCCAATTAATGGTACGGTGGTGATTGGCGAGGGTGAGCGCGATGAAGCCCCTATGCTTTATATTGGCGAAGAAGTTGGTACCAAGCACGGGCCGGCTGTTGATATTGCACTTGACCCACTAGAAGGCACGACAATTTGTGCCAAAAACCAACCTAACTCAATTGCTGTTATTGCAATTGCAGAAAAAGGCAATCTTCTTTACGCACCAGATGTTTACATGGAAAAGATAGCCGTTGGCCCTGGTTATCCAAAAGGCGTTGTTGATATTGATGCATCCGCAACCGATAATATCCATGCACTTGCTAAAGCAAAAGGTGTTGCAATCGAGCATATTACAGCCTGCGTTATGGATCGTCCACGCCACGCTAAACTCATTGAAGAAATCCGCAGTACCGGTGCTTCGATTCGCCTTATCGGTGATGGTGACGTTGCCGGCATTATTCATACAACAGACCCTGATGAAACAGGCATTGATATTTATCTTGGCATTGGCGGCGCACCAGAAGGCGTTTTAGCAGCGGCGGCACTTCGCTGCATTGGCGGCCAAATGCAAGGACGTCTGCAATTAAATACCGATGAAAAGATAGCGCGCGCGGCTAAAATGGGCGTTTTAGATCCGAAAAAAGTTTATGATATGAGCGAAATGGCCAAAGGTGATGTGCTGTTTGCGGCAACTGGTGTCACTGATGGCAATATGCTTTCAGGTGTTAGATTTGCTCGCCACTATATCGAGACAGATACTATTGTTATGC
- a CDS encoding homoserine dehydrogenase: MSEVLKVGIAGLGTVGSAVINILQQKQEELSRECGRKIEVVGVSARNRTRDRGIDLSAIEWFDSPVELAASDKIDVYVELMGGEEGSARHSVEAALKKGHHVVTANKALLARHGIELAQIAESKGALLNYEAAVAGGIPVIKVMREALSANKITRVYGILNGTCNYILTKMENEGISFSQCLANAQALGYAEADPTFDIEGNDTAHKLSLLTRLAFGCVTSVNNIYLEGISNISLADIHAAKELGYRIKLLGVAVKTESGIEQRVHPTMVPISSVIAQVQNVTNAVSIQTDLLGEIILSGPGAGGAATASAVIADITDIAKSTPGFQYGPVFGTPARDLTPYKKAKMRSHAGGYFIRLSVHDKTGVFAAVAKRMAQNNISLESIVQRPMSEELHPGTKTIILITHETTESFVRTALEAITKDGNLVDKPQMIRIERPA, from the coding sequence ATGAGCGAAGTTTTAAAAGTCGGTATTGCAGGATTAGGAACTGTCGGTAGTGCTGTTATCAATATTCTTCAACAAAAGCAGGAAGAATTAAGCCGCGAATGCGGCCGCAAAATTGAAGTCGTCGGCGTATCAGCTCGTAATCGTACGCGCGATCGTGGTATTGATTTGAGTGCAATAGAATGGTTTGATAGTCCGGTTGAACTTGCTGCATCCGATAAAATCGATGTTTACGTCGAGCTAATGGGCGGCGAAGAAGGTTCAGCCCGTCACAGTGTTGAAGCAGCCCTTAAAAAAGGCCATCACGTTGTAACCGCAAATAAAGCCTTGCTAGCTCGCCATGGTATTGAACTTGCGCAAATTGCTGAAAGCAAAGGCGCCTTACTGAATTATGAAGCCGCTGTTGCCGGCGGTATTCCTGTCATTAAAGTCATGCGCGAAGCGCTAAGCGCAAATAAAATTACCCGCGTTTATGGCATATTAAATGGCACTTGCAATTATATCCTTACCAAAATGGAAAATGAGGGCATTTCGTTTTCGCAATGCCTCGCCAATGCACAAGCTCTAGGCTATGCTGAGGCTGATCCAACATTTGATATTGAAGGCAATGACACAGCCCATAAATTATCGCTTCTAACTCGCCTTGCTTTTGGCTGCGTTACTTCAGTCAATAATATTTACCTTGAAGGTATAAGCAATATTTCCTTAGCTGATATCCATGCTGCTAAAGAACTTGGCTATCGCATTAAATTGCTTGGCGTTGCAGTTAAAACAGAATCAGGCATTGAACAGCGTGTCCACCCAACAATGGTACCAATATCCTCGGTTATTGCGCAGGTTCAAAATGTAACCAATGCCGTTTCCATTCAAACGGATCTATTGGGAGAAATTATCCTATCGGGTCCTGGCGCAGGCGGTGCGGCAACCGCTTCTGCTGTTATTGCCGATATTACCGATATTGCAAAATCCACTCCGGGCTTCCAATATGGGCCGGTATTTGGTACCCCTGCCCGTGATCTTACGCCCTATAAAAAAGCTAAAATGCGCTCTCATGCGGGTGGTTATTTTATCCGTCTTTCCGTCCATGATAAGACAGGTGTCTTTGCAGCAGTTGCAAAACGTATGGCGCAAAACAATATTTCATTGGAATCAATTGTTCAACGCCCGATGTCCGAAGAATTACACCCTGGAACAAAGACAATTATTCTTATCACCCATGAAACAACCGAGTCTTTTGTTCGTACTGCTTTGGAAGCAATTACTAAGGATGGCAACCTAGTTGACAAGCCACAAATGATCCGAATTGAAAGACCCGCATAA
- a CDS encoding LL-diaminopimelate aminotransferase, producing the protein MSEEFHKIRRLPPYVFEQVNRLKAAARASGADIIDLGMGNPDLPTPKAIVQKLCEAVQDPRAHRYSASKGIPGLRRAQAAYYERRFGVKLNPDTQVVATLGSKEGFANMAQAITAPGDVILCPDPTYPIHSFGFLMSGGVLRSMPAAPGEEFMRALDRAVRHSIPKPIAVILNYPSNPTAYVADLDFYKEVVDFAKKNDLILLSDLAYAEIYFDDNPPPSVLEIPGAIDVTVEFTSMSKTFSMPGWRMGFAVGNERLIGALTRVKSYLDYGAFTPIQVAATAALNGDGSDIAQVRSIYKKRRDTMVETFSRAGWDVPPPAATMFAWAPIPPKYAHLGSLEFSKLLIEKADVAVSPGVGFGEHGDDHVRIALVENEHRLRQAARNLKRFFSGDDA; encoded by the coding sequence ATGTCGGAAGAATTTCATAAAATTCGTCGCCTCCCGCCTTACGTCTTTGAACAGGTAAATCGCCTAAAGGCAGCCGCGCGAGCCTCCGGTGCAGATATTATTGACCTTGGCATGGGCAATCCAGATTTGCCAACCCCTAAGGCAATTGTGCAAAAACTTTGCGAAGCTGTCCAAGATCCGCGCGCCCATCGTTATTCAGCATCAAAAGGTATTCCAGGTTTACGCCGTGCGCAAGCCGCTTATTATGAGCGCCGCTTTGGCGTAAAGCTTAATCCAGATACACAGGTTGTTGCAACTTTGGGTTCCAAAGAGGGCTTTGCCAATATGGCACAAGCAATCACCGCTCCTGGCGATGTAATTTTGTGCCCAGACCCCACCTATCCAATCCACTCTTTTGGCTTTCTTATGTCGGGCGGCGTTTTACGCTCTATGCCTGCAGCACCGGGTGAAGAATTTATGCGCGCGCTTGATCGCGCTGTGCGACACTCCATCCCTAAACCCATTGCGGTTATTTTAAATTATCCATCGAATCCAACCGCTTATGTTGCTGACCTTGATTTTTATAAAGAGGTTGTCGATTTTGCCAAGAAAAATGATTTGATTCTGCTATCAGACCTTGCCTATGCGGAAATCTATTTTGATGATAATCCACCGCCATCAGTGCTAGAAATACCAGGTGCCATTGATGTAACCGTTGAATTTACCTCCATGTCAAAAACCTTTTCAATGCCGGGTTGGCGTATGGGTTTTGCTGTTGGCAATGAACGATTGATTGGTGCTTTAACACGGGTTAAATCCTATCTCGATTACGGTGCATTCACACCCATTCAAGTTGCAGCAACAGCAGCATTAAATGGTGATGGCTCGGATATTGCTCAAGTACGCTCCATATACAAAAAACGCCGCGATACCATGGTTGAAACTTTTTCACGTGCTGGGTGGGATGTTCCGCCGCCAGCTGCAACTATGTTTGCTTGGGCACCTATTCCGCCTAAATACGCCCATTTAGGATCGCTGGAATTCTCCAAGCTACTTATTGAAAAGGCAGATGTTGCAGTTTCACCCGGTGTTGGCTTTGGTGAACATGGAGATGACCATGTACGCATTGCATTGGTTGAGAATGAACATCGCTTACGCCAAGCAGCACGCAACTTGAAGCGCTTTTTCTCTGGCGATGATGCGTGA
- a CDS encoding D-Ala-D-Ala carboxypeptidase family metallohydrolase, with product MKLFCHDKSAFPSISLLKVAGALFVLFPFVSSCTSLTDQFADTASIAKTVDEEDAKNNKKRKSGGVNDVIPVPDEDGVQASLGNQPSLEKKVVDGTQAQAANEDDASDNQPKTLLSMFSNKKNRDDGDATAVITSEPSDSKNSNVSKQEKAQVKVNPANSGISTQSNDKIEKEQPKSLFSMFSNKKNDEQQVSDASGKNGNLDNGTASATINNKNLAVDKSLLGRADSQDKGARLRLFSGNSDSSLNGGETGATNKLASIKPDRVDRSQYSVELPGVRPNGGIEIKHRTSLYDDTDIDANEVEAFPSIQMASVGGMGRNLPNGLRLAHKAVDARCLKPQLISLLKTIERNYNRPVYITSGYRNPIYNRKVNGANRSLHMSCAAADIIVPGVHKYEIAKFVRSLPGRGGVGTYCHQAIHVDIGPRRDWNWSCSGKK from the coding sequence TTGAAACTGTTTTGTCACGACAAAAGTGCTTTTCCATCCATTTCACTTTTAAAAGTAGCTGGGGCACTTTTTGTTCTTTTTCCATTTGTTAGCAGCTGCACATCACTAACTGATCAATTTGCTGATACTGCCTCTATCGCTAAGACTGTTGACGAAGAAGACGCTAAAAATAACAAAAAGCGTAAATCTGGCGGCGTTAATGATGTGATCCCCGTTCCAGATGAAGATGGCGTTCAAGCAAGTTTGGGCAATCAACCAAGTTTAGAGAAGAAGGTTGTTGATGGTACGCAAGCACAGGCGGCCAATGAAGATGATGCTTCCGATAACCAACCTAAAACTTTGTTATCGATGTTTTCTAACAAGAAAAATCGAGATGATGGTGATGCTACAGCAGTAATAACTAGTGAACCAAGTGATTCTAAAAACAGCAATGTTTCGAAACAAGAAAAGGCGCAGGTAAAAGTCAATCCAGCTAATAGCGGGATTTCCACACAATCAAATGATAAAATTGAAAAAGAACAGCCTAAGTCGTTATTCTCGATGTTTTCCAATAAAAAGAATGATGAACAGCAGGTGAGCGATGCAAGCGGTAAGAATGGTAATCTTGACAATGGAACTGCTAGTGCAACGATCAATAATAAAAATTTGGCTGTTGATAAGAGTTTGCTAGGGCGAGCCGATAGCCAAGATAAGGGCGCGCGTCTGCGATTGTTTTCAGGAAATAGCGATTCTTCATTAAATGGTGGTGAAACTGGAGCTACCAATAAGCTTGCCTCAATAAAGCCTGATAGAGTTGATCGCAGCCAATATTCTGTCGAATTGCCAGGGGTGCGCCCCAATGGCGGTATTGAAATTAAGCACCGTACCAGCCTTTATGATGATACCGATATTGACGCAAATGAGGTGGAGGCATTTCCATCGATCCAAATGGCCTCAGTTGGCGGCATGGGACGTAATTTGCCAAACGGCTTACGACTTGCCCATAAAGCCGTGGACGCGCGTTGTTTAAAGCCACAATTAATTAGTCTCTTAAAAACGATTGAGCGAAATTATAATCGACCAGTCTATATTACATCTGGTTATCGTAATCCGATTTATAATCGCAAGGTTAATGGTGCTAATCGCTCGCTCCATATGTCATGCGCAGCTGCTGATATTATTGTGCCTGGTGTTCACAAATACGAAATTGCTAAATTTGTACGTAGTCTGCCGGGGCGCGGCGGCGTTGGCACTTATTGTCACCAAGCGATCCATGTCGATATTGGTCCACGAAGGGACTGGAATTGGTCTTGTTCTGGAAAAAAATAG
- the plsY gene encoding glycerol-3-phosphate 1-O-acyltransferase PlsY — protein MLFDELSAIPAFWIIAAAILGYLLGSIPFGLLFTKAAGLGDVRNIGSGNIGATNVLRTGNKKLAAATLLCDALKGAVAAILFNVLFPGAGMIAGFFAFLGHLYPVWLQFKGGKGVATYIGVVFAIFWQGGFIFLGVWLITAFITRYSSLSALVAIIVVPLAGYFLTSPLITAILVLMGLLIIVKHRGNISRLMSGNESKIGAKGK, from the coding sequence ATGCTTTTTGATGAATTGTCAGCAATTCCAGCTTTTTGGATCATCGCCGCAGCTATTCTAGGTTATTTATTGGGTTCAATTCCTTTTGGTCTTCTTTTTACCAAGGCTGCAGGTCTAGGAGATGTTCGCAATATTGGTTCCGGTAATATTGGTGCGACCAATGTGTTACGTACCGGAAATAAAAAACTAGCAGCCGCTACGCTTTTGTGTGACGCTTTAAAAGGAGCTGTTGCAGCTATTTTATTTAATGTGCTTTTTCCTGGAGCAGGAATGATTGCAGGTTTTTTTGCGTTCTTGGGGCATCTTTATCCAGTTTGGCTGCAGTTTAAGGGGGGGAAAGGCGTTGCTACCTATATTGGTGTGGTTTTTGCAATTTTTTGGCAAGGTGGATTTATCTTTCTTGGCGTGTGGCTGATTACTGCTTTTATAACACGTTATTCCTCGCTTTCTGCGCTTGTTGCTATTATCGTTGTGCCGCTCGCCGGCTATTTTCTTACCTCTCCACTTATAACCGCAATATTAGTCTTGATGGGGCTTTTGATTATTGTTAAACATAGAGGTAATATTAGTCGGCTAATGTCTGGAAATGAGAGTAAAATAGGCGCGAAAGGGAAATAA
- the dprA gene encoding DNA-processing protein DprA translates to MVIKTRGIKLSEKQRLSWLQLIRSENVGPQTFRQLIERFGSAEQALLALPDLVAHGGGRKIRIAKASDAERELDFAQRNNIHFIGIGEPDYPPLLRAIDNPPPLISAKGNLKLLQNTAIGIVGSRNASAAGQKLASQFAASLGEAGLISLSGFARGIDGAAHQASLNTGTIAVMAGGLDYIYPPEHGDLYQHLLKRGSLVISEMPIGWQPRAQDFPRRNRLIAGIGLGLLVVEAAKRSGSLITARLAADYGRLVFAIPGSPLDPRAVGTNGLIKEGASLVDCAKDIIESLTPLCPEMTLFDKMLPFELPEAIDQHLLEVNDTSMENIISMTSPQISQSFSLNNLNHCDINNSNLDDDLSKKERQVLLGHLSVTPIDMETLALYCDLSLPKVYLAILELDLAGKVLRHSGGLVSLAPDF, encoded by the coding sequence ATTGTGATTAAAACGCGGGGGATAAAATTAAGTGAAAAGCAAAGGCTTTCATGGTTACAGCTTATTCGTAGTGAAAATGTTGGGCCTCAAACTTTTCGTCAGTTGATTGAGCGCTTTGGTTCGGCAGAGCAGGCTTTGTTAGCTTTGCCAGATTTGGTGGCGCATGGGGGTGGGCGCAAGATTCGCATTGCAAAGGCAAGCGATGCAGAGCGTGAGCTTGATTTTGCCCAGCGTAATAATATCCATTTTATCGGTATTGGTGAGCCAGACTATCCGCCTTTATTGCGCGCTATTGATAATCCGCCACCACTAATATCTGCTAAGGGTAATTTAAAGTTATTGCAAAATACGGCTATTGGCATAGTTGGTTCGCGTAACGCTTCTGCTGCGGGGCAAAAATTAGCAAGTCAGTTTGCTGCAAGCTTAGGGGAAGCTGGACTTATTAGCCTATCGGGTTTTGCACGCGGCATTGATGGGGCTGCCCATCAGGCTAGCCTAAATACTGGAACGATTGCTGTCATGGCAGGGGGGCTTGATTATATTTATCCGCCTGAACATGGTGACCTTTATCAGCATTTATTAAAAAGGGGTAGTCTTGTTATAAGTGAAATGCCAATTGGCTGGCAGCCAAGGGCGCAAGATTTTCCGCGCCGAAATCGATTGATTGCAGGTATTGGTTTAGGATTGTTGGTCGTTGAGGCCGCAAAGCGTTCTGGTTCATTAATTACAGCACGATTAGCTGCTGATTATGGGCGCTTGGTTTTTGCAATACCAGGTTCGCCACTTGATCCGCGTGCGGTTGGCACCAATGGTTTGATTAAGGAGGGCGCCAGTCTTGTTGATTGTGCAAAGGATATTATTGAAAGCCTCACACCTCTTTGCCCTGAAATGACATTATTTGATAAGATGCTGCCGTTTGAACTTCCAGAAGCTATAGATCAGCATTTGCTTGAAGTTAATGATACTTCTATGGAAAACATTATATCAATGACAAGCCCGCAAATATCCCAGAGCTTTTCTCTTAATAATTTAAATCACTGTGACATTAATAATAGCAATTTGGATGATGACCTTAGCAAAAAGGAAAGGCAAGTTCTTTTGGGGCATTTATCAGTAACACCGATTGATATGGAGACTTTGGCTCTGTATTGTGATTTGTCTTTGCCAAAGGTCTATCTTGCCATTTTGGAGCTTGACCTTGCAGGCAAGGTGCTACGTCATTCGGGAGGTTTGGTGTCACTGGCGCCAGATTTTTGA
- the topA gene encoding type I DNA topoisomerase, whose product MKVVVVESPAKAKTINKYLGSDYKVFASFGHVRDLPAKDGSVLPDEDFAMKWDTDSASAKRLSEIAKAVKDADQLILATDPDREGEAISWHVLDVLNAKRVLKDKPVSRVVFNAITKSSVLDAMAHPRQIDDALVNAYLARRALDYLFGFNLSPVLWRKLPGARSAGRVQSVALRLICDREAEIERFIREEYWTIAAELNTPRQEKFIARLTDFEGKKLGKLDIKNGEQAEKIRKMLVGASFKIETVEAKPTKRNPGPPFTTSTLQQAASSRLSFSASRTMQVAQRLYEGVDLGGETTGLITYMRTDGVQMAPEGIDGARKSIAKTFGNNYVPEKPRFYSAKAKNAQEAHEAIRPTDFSRTPQSMKAFLDADQYRLYDLIWKRAIASQMLPADIERTTVDIAARNGESIADLRATGSVIRFDGFLAAYMDVREEDSGDDEGSARLPFMEKNEVLTQSRIDADQHSTEPPPRYSEASLIKKLEELGIGRPSTYASTLATLQDRDYINIDKRKLIPEAKGRVVTAFLENFFNRYVEYDFTASLEDKLDLISDGKLVWKDVLRDFWQQFSSSIADIADLRVTAVLDVLNEVLAPIAFPAREDGSDPRSCPLCKQGQLSLKLGRYGAFVGCSNYPECKFTRQLGSEGEGDGKALGDEPAVLGQDPETGEDITLRTGRFGPYVQRGDGKDAKRAGLPKGWQMADIDFEKAQALLALPRDIGLHPETGTMITASIGRYGPYIANDGKYANLENADEVFSIGINRAVSVLADKANKSGGRASAASAKPIANLGAHPDGGEITVRDGRYGPYVNWGKINATITKGMDPASLTLEEAITLLAAKAAKMPTKKAAAKKAPAKKAATKKTAAKKAVTKKVAGENSDEKPKAAKKAAPKKAAVTKKTAAPKKASVKKAE is encoded by the coding sequence ATGAAAGTAGTTGTTGTCGAATCACCAGCAAAAGCAAAAACAATTAATAAATATCTGGGAAGCGACTATAAGGTATTTGCCTCATTTGGTCATGTGCGTGATCTGCCAGCCAAAGATGGTTCTGTTTTGCCTGATGAAGATTTTGCCATGAAATGGGATACAGACAGCGCATCGGCAAAGCGCTTGTCTGAAATTGCTAAAGCGGTCAAGGATGCTGACCAATTGATACTCGCAACCGATCCGGATCGTGAAGGGGAGGCAATTTCGTGGCATGTGCTTGATGTACTAAACGCGAAGCGCGTTTTAAAAGACAAGCCAGTAAGCCGCGTTGTTTTTAATGCTATCACTAAAAGCTCCGTGCTTGACGCTATGGCGCATCCTCGCCAAATTGATGATGCGTTGGTAAATGCTTATCTTGCTCGTCGCGCATTAGATTATCTCTTTGGCTTTAATTTGTCGCCAGTATTATGGCGCAAATTGCCGGGTGCGCGCTCTGCTGGGCGTGTACAGTCGGTAGCGCTGCGCTTGATTTGTGATCGTGAGGCAGAAATTGAGCGGTTTATTCGTGAAGAATACTGGACGATTGCAGCTGAACTTAATACGCCGCGTCAGGAAAAATTTATTGCACGTCTTACCGATTTTGAAGGTAAGAAGCTTGGCAAGCTTGATATTAAGAATGGCGAGCAGGCAGAAAAAATTCGCAAAATGTTAGTTGGTGCGAGTTTCAAAATTGAAACGGTGGAAGCAAAGCCAACAAAGCGCAATCCTGGTCCTCCTTTTACAACATCTACTTTGCAGCAAGCGGCGTCATCGCGCTTAAGCTTTTCGGCATCACGCACAATGCAAGTTGCGCAGCGCCTTTATGAAGGTGTTGATCTTGGTGGGGAAACAACTGGTCTCATAACCTATATGCGTACTGATGGTGTGCAAATGGCGCCAGAAGGTATTGATGGTGCGCGTAAATCGATTGCTAAAACTTTCGGCAATAATTATGTGCCGGAAAAGCCACGCTTTTATTCAGCAAAAGCTAAAAATGCGCAAGAAGCGCATGAGGCGATTAGACCAACTGATTTTTCACGCACGCCGCAATCCATGAAGGCATTTTTGGATGCCGACCAATATCGCCTTTATGATCTTATTTGGAAGCGTGCAATAGCCAGTCAAATGTTACCGGCCGATATTGAACGAACTACGGTTGATATAGCTGCAAGAAATGGCGAGTCTATTGCCGATCTACGTGCAACGGGTTCGGTTATTCGTTTTGATGGCTTTTTGGCAGCCTATATGGATGTTCGGGAGGAAGATTCAGGAGATGATGAGGGTAGCGCACGTTTGCCATTCATGGAAAAGAATGAGGTGCTCACCCAATCTCGCATTGACGCTGACCAGCATAGCACCGAGCCGCCGCCACGTTATTCAGAAGCAAGCTTGATTAAAAAGCTTGAAGAATTAGGAATTGGAAGGCCGTCCACCTATGCGTCCACTCTGGCGACATTGCAGGACCGTGATTACATCAATATCGATAAGCGCAAGCTTATTCCTGAAGCCAAGGGACGGGTGGTTACTGCTTTCCTTGAAAACTTTTTCAACCGCTATGTTGAATATGACTTTACCGCTAGCCTTGAAGACAAGCTTGATCTTATTTCAGATGGTAAGTTGGTTTGGAAAGACGTATTGCGCGATTTTTGGCAGCAATTCTCGTCTTCCATTGCCGACATTGCTGATTTGCGTGTAACCGCTGTTCTTGATGTTTTGAATGAAGTACTTGCGCCAATCGCTTTCCCTGCGCGTGAAGATGGCTCAGATCCGCGTTCTTGCCCATTATGTAAGCAAGGACAATTATCGTTAAAACTCGGCCGCTATGGTGCATTTGTTGGTTGCTCTAACTATCCTGAATGTAAATTTACGCGTCAGCTTGGTAGTGAGGGTGAAGGTGATGGTAAAGCACTAGGTGATGAACCTGCAGTGTTAGGGCAGGATCCTGAAACTGGCGAGGATATCACTTTGCGCACTGGCCGTTTTGGTCCTTATGTACAACGTGGTGATGGTAAGGATGCTAAACGTGCCGGTTTGCCAAAAGGTTGGCAAATGGCCGATATCGATTTTGAAAAGGCACAAGCTCTGTTGGCTTTGCCGCGTGATATTGGTTTGCATCCTGAAACTGGCACGATGATTACAGCAAGCATTGGGCGCTACGGCCCTTATATTGCTAATGATGGAAAATATGCTAACCTAGAAAATGCTGATGAAGTGTTTAGCATTGGTATTAACCGTGCTGTGAGCGTTCTTGCTGACAAGGCTAATAAAAGCGGTGGTCGTGCAAGCGCTGCAAGTGCAAAACCTATAGCCAATTTAGGTGCGCATCCTGATGGTGGCGAAATTACCGTGCGTGATGGGCGTTATGGCCCCTATGTTAATTGGGGCAAAATAAATGCTACCATAACTAAGGGTATGGATCCTGCAAGCTTAACGCTTGAAGAAGCAATTACCTTGCTAGCCGCAAAGGCAGCTAAAATGCCAACAAAAAAAGCTGCAGCCAAAAAAGCGCCAGCTAAAAAGGCCGCAACTAAAAAAACAGCAGCCAAAAAAGCAGTAACAAAGAAGGTGGCGGGTGAGAATAGCGATGAAAAGCCCAAAGCTGCTAAAAAAGCCGCTCCTAAAAAAGCTGCTGTGACGAAAAAGACTGCAGCCCCTAAAAAGGCCAGTGTAAAGAAAGCAGAGTAA